Proteins from a genomic interval of Streptomyces sp. Tu6071:
- a CDS encoding GNAT family N-acetyltransferase, with protein sequence MTVPERPALSLAPWSEGDVDLLRASNTAAMTEHLGGPETEEQLLARHRRYLDPDANGTMFRIVLLPGGEAVGSTGFWEHEWDGEAAYETGYAILPEFQGRGLAVAATRAVADAARADGAHRYLYAFPSVHHTASNAVCRKAGFELIGDSEFEYPKGNLIRSHVWRADLRGQAGH encoded by the coding sequence ATGACAGTCCCCGAACGTCCCGCGCTCTCCCTCGCCCCCTGGTCCGAAGGCGACGTGGATCTCCTCCGCGCGAGCAACACCGCCGCGATGACGGAACACCTCGGCGGTCCGGAGACGGAGGAACAGTTGCTCGCCCGGCACCGGCGCTACCTCGACCCGGACGCCAACGGGACGATGTTCCGGATCGTGCTGCTCCCGGGAGGGGAGGCCGTGGGGAGCACGGGGTTCTGGGAGCACGAGTGGGACGGGGAGGCGGCGTACGAGACGGGGTACGCGATCCTGCCGGAGTTCCAGGGGCGGGGCCTCGCGGTGGCGGCGACGCGGGCGGTCGCGGACGCGGCGCGCGCGGACGGTGCGCACCGCTACCTGTACGCGTTCCCGTCCGTCCACCACACCGCTTCGAACGCGGTGTGCCGCAAGGCGGGCTTCGAGCTGATCGGCGACTCCGAGTTCGAGTACCCGAAGGGAAACCTCATCCGCTCGCACGTGTGGCGCGCGGACCTCCGGGGCCAGGCCGGGCACTAG
- a CDS encoding TetR/AcrR family transcriptional regulator gives MTNSAKPRARAADKRRRLTTEAARLLHERGVERTRLADVAQAADVPLGNVYYYFRTKDELVLAALSEHSAHLDELTGRLDRLPDPRDRLKALVEAWVDQREVAARHGCPTGTLAVELDKRADGTLDAEAGAVMRRLLEWAGQQFRALGLPGPDDLAVTLVAAYQGMSLLANALRDPDIMARQGAGLLRWLDSLGAPDESA, from the coding sequence GTGACCAACTCAGCGAAGCCGCGCGCGCGGGCGGCGGACAAGCGGCGGCGGCTGACCACCGAGGCGGCCCGGCTGCTGCACGAGCGAGGCGTCGAGCGCACCAGGCTCGCGGACGTCGCCCAGGCGGCCGACGTTCCCCTCGGAAACGTCTACTACTACTTCAGGACCAAGGACGAGCTGGTCCTGGCCGCGCTCTCCGAGCACAGCGCGCACCTGGACGAACTCACCGGCAGACTGGACCGGTTGCCCGATCCCCGCGACCGTCTCAAGGCCCTGGTCGAGGCATGGGTGGACCAGCGCGAGGTCGCCGCCCGCCACGGCTGTCCCACCGGCACCCTGGCCGTCGAGCTCGACAAACGCGCCGACGGGACCCTCGACGCGGAGGCCGGCGCGGTGATGCGGCGCCTGCTGGAGTGGGCCGGGCAGCAGTTCCGCGCCCTGGGCCTGCCCGGACCGGACGACCTCGCGGTCACCCTCGTCGCCGCCTATCAGGGCATGTCGCTGCTGGCCAACGCCCTGCGCGACCCGGACATCATGGCCCGCCAGGGAGCCGGTCTCCTCCGCTGGCTCGATTCCCTCGGGGCCCCGGACGAGAGCGCCTGA
- a CDS encoding NAD(P)H-binding protein, producing the protein MIVVTGATGTIGRTLVPLLAEAGRDVVAVSRRPRPEGLAVGIRHARADVGNGASMRPVLGGADAFFILLGGELNAHGESPDALLGAARDAGVGRIVLLSSQVGSTRPEASSHARLREFEAAVRASGADFTILRPGGFASNALGWAEPVRARRTISAPFGDVALPVVDPADIAEVAAVALCEEGHAGRTYTLTGPEAIGPRRQAAVISQALGEDIAFVELSRAQARAHMVRFMPEEVVDGTLDVLGAPLPAEQAISPDVRNLLGRPARPFGDWVARNLPAFR; encoded by the coding sequence ATGATCGTCGTGACAGGCGCGACCGGCACCATCGGACGGACCTTGGTACCCCTGCTGGCGGAGGCGGGCCGGGATGTCGTGGCCGTCTCCCGGCGCCCCCGGCCCGAAGGGCTCGCGGTCGGGATCAGGCACGCACGGGCCGATGTCGGGAACGGCGCGAGCATGCGGCCGGTCCTCGGCGGTGCCGACGCCTTCTTCATCCTGCTGGGCGGGGAACTCAACGCTCACGGCGAAAGCCCCGATGCCCTGCTCGGCGCGGCCCGGGACGCGGGGGTCGGACGGATCGTCCTGCTCTCCTCCCAGGTCGGCTCGACCCGCCCCGAAGCCTCCTCGCACGCGCGCCTGCGCGAGTTCGAGGCCGCCGTGCGCGCGTCCGGAGCGGACTTCACGATCCTGCGACCGGGTGGCTTCGCCTCCAACGCCCTGGGGTGGGCCGAGCCGGTCCGCGCCCGGCGCACGATCTCCGCCCCGTTCGGCGACGTGGCCCTCCCCGTCGTCGACCCGGCCGACATCGCCGAGGTCGCCGCGGTCGCCTTGTGCGAGGAGGGGCACGCGGGCCGTACGTACACACTCACCGGCCCCGAGGCCATCGGCCCGCGCCGACAGGCCGCGGTGATCTCTCAGGCCCTGGGAGAGGACATCGCCTTCGTGGAACTCTCTCGCGCACAGGCCCGCGCCCACATGGTCCGGTTCATGCCCGAGGAGGTCGTCGACGGCACCTTGGACGTCCTCGGAGCCCCCCTCCCGGCCGAGCAGGCGATCAGCCCCGACGTACGGAACCTCCTCGGCCGCCCGGCCAGGCCCTTCGGCGACTGGGTCGCGCGCAACCTGCCGGCCTTCCGCTAG
- a CDS encoding phosphotransferase, with translation MPPLHPNEIPTTPALVRELLATQMPEWAGLPLRYAGAGTDNTMYRLGDEYVVRLPRTPEGSSARELTWLPRLAPHLSHRVPEPLRHGAPTDRFPAEWTVSRWIEGAEPGPGTVRDWAAFGADLATFVRELHGAPLMGARRADGLSWYRGGQLRGIAAQAEAALAGCAALGDALDLDVTALREVWRTALALPDAEGPEGWLHGDLRPANLLVEDGRLHAVLDFGTLSLGLPDAEHAPVFDLPPGARAAYRAALALDDTTWTRARGWALAVAALAVPYYWNTLPDFAAESVTRLRNVLADAAGTGPDDRAPDTAHPAAGTVAP, from the coding sequence ATGCCGCCACTCCACCCGAACGAGATCCCCACGACCCCCGCCCTCGTCCGCGAACTGCTCGCCACGCAGATGCCGGAGTGGGCGGGGCTGCCGCTGCGGTACGCGGGGGCGGGGACCGACAACACGATGTACCGGCTGGGGGACGAGTACGTCGTACGGCTGCCGCGTACGCCCGAGGGATCGTCCGCGCGCGAGCTGACGTGGCTGCCCCGGCTCGCGCCGCACCTGAGCCACCGGGTGCCGGAACCCTTGCGCCACGGGGCGCCGACGGACCGATTCCCCGCCGAGTGGACGGTGTCGCGGTGGATCGAGGGCGCGGAGCCGGGCCCCGGGACGGTACGGGACTGGGCCGCCTTCGGCGCCGATCTGGCCACGTTCGTACGGGAGTTGCACGGCGCCCCGCTCATGGGCGCGCGGCGTGCGGACGGGCTGAGCTGGTACCGGGGCGGGCAGTTGCGGGGGATCGCGGCGCAGGCCGAGGCGGCGCTCGCCGGGTGCGCGGCGCTCGGAGACGCACTGGACCTGGACGTCACGGCGCTGCGCGAGGTGTGGAGGACGGCCCTCGCGCTGCCCGACGCCGAGGGCCCCGAGGGCTGGCTCCACGGCGACCTGCGCCCCGCGAACCTGCTGGTCGAGGACGGCAGGCTGCACGCGGTCCTCGACTTCGGCACCCTCTCCCTCGGCCTCCCCGACGCCGAGCACGCCCCCGTCTTCGACCTCCCGCCCGGGGCCCGCGCCGCCTACCGCGCAGCCCTCGCCCTGGACGACACGACCTGGACCCGTGCACGCGGCTGGGCCCTCGCGGTCGCGGCGCTGGCGGTCCCGTACTACTGGAACACGCTCCCGGACTTCGCGGCCGAGAGCGTGACGCGCCTCCGCAACGTCCTGGCCGACGCGGCCGGTACGGGTCCGGACGACCGGGCCCCCGACACGGCACATCCCGCGGCGGGAACGGTGGCGCCATGA
- a CDS encoding TetR/AcrR family transcriptional regulator, translating to MARTREFDTEAAVGRAMELFWTRGYEATSVRDLTRELGIGQGSLYAAFGGKEGLYQAALTHYRTTLAAAALRTLEEGTDARSVIRSLLVERVRIAVEGGGRGCLAVNAACERLPESPEVRRAVRDMQDASRDALAEVLRAARERGEIEPRHDPRTLAAYLVTFLNGLLVSAKVTPDTRALEPLVEVALVALG from the coding sequence ATGGCAAGGACACGGGAGTTCGACACCGAGGCGGCGGTGGGCCGCGCCATGGAGTTGTTCTGGACGCGCGGGTACGAGGCCACCTCGGTGCGGGACCTGACCCGGGAGCTGGGGATCGGCCAGGGGTCCCTGTACGCCGCCTTCGGCGGCAAGGAGGGGCTGTACCAGGCCGCCCTGACGCACTACCGCACCACTCTCGCCGCCGCCGCCCTGCGCACGCTGGAGGAGGGGACGGACGCCCGGTCGGTGATCCGCTCCCTGCTGGTCGAGCGGGTCCGCATCGCCGTCGAGGGCGGCGGTCGTGGCTGCCTGGCGGTCAACGCCGCCTGCGAACGCCTCCCCGAGAGCCCCGAAGTCCGGCGCGCCGTACGGGACATGCAGGACGCCAGCCGGGACGCGCTCGCCGAGGTGCTGCGCGCCGCGAGGGAACGGGGCGAGATCGAGCCCCGCCACGACCCGAGGACGCTCGCCGCCTACCTCGTCACGTTCCTCAACGGACTTCTCGTCTCCGCCAAGGTCACCCCGGACACCCGCGCCCTCGAACCGCTCGTGGAGGTCGCCCTCGTCGCCCTCGGGTGA
- a CDS encoding DUF4232 domain-containing protein: MRVKKLPLAAVALLAGLSLTACGGGSDDNAGGGSDGSAGGGTSSAATGQASVGGASEGDGSATGGAKAAGTSGGSANASSGSGSGSSADADEPEGSGGGRITAGACKTENLAFDTAHGMGEGTLVVSMRNTSGDACSLKGFPGIDILSDEAGAPLSAERSDMTAPAVNLKSGDTTRFTLHYPPSKSGNSGVFINAVDVTPPNETHTQHLSVGFSVEAGADKPGLLVVDPVGAGKQ; the protein is encoded by the coding sequence ATGCGGGTCAAGAAGCTCCCCCTCGCCGCCGTCGCGCTCCTCGCGGGGCTCTCCCTCACCGCCTGCGGGGGCGGCTCCGACGACAACGCCGGGGGCGGGTCCGACGGCAGCGCCGGGGGCGGGACCTCGTCCGCCGCCACGGGGCAGGCGTCCGTCGGCGGGGCCTCCGAGGGCGACGGCAGCGCCACGGGCGGGGCCAAGGCGGCCGGTACCTCCGGCGGCTCCGCGAACGCCTCCTCGGGCTCCGGTTCCGGCTCCTCGGCCGACGCCGACGAGCCGGAGGGCAGTGGCGGCGGCCGGATCACCGCCGGGGCCTGCAAGACCGAGAACCTCGCCTTCGACACCGCGCACGGCATGGGCGAGGGCACCCTCGTCGTCAGTATGCGCAACACGAGCGGCGACGCCTGCTCGCTCAAGGGCTTCCCGGGGATCGACATCCTCTCCGACGAGGCCGGGGCGCCGCTCAGCGCCGAGCGCAGCGACATGACCGCGCCCGCCGTCAACCTCAAGTCCGGTGACACGACCCGCTTCACGCTGCACTACCCGCCGAGCAAGAGCGGCAACTCCGGCGTCTTCATCAACGCCGTCGACGTCACGCCGCCCAACGAGACCCACACACAGCACCTCTCGGTCGGCTTCAGCGTCGAGGCGGGCGCCGACAAGCCCGGCCTCCTCGTCGTGGACCCGGTGGGCGCGGGCAAGCAGTGA
- a CDS encoding nucleotidyltransferase family protein: MTDEARPAARARLPADAPHAARARLPVDADRAALARLPLDAQLVALREILARNEILGEVVRRAAGLGLPGWYVTAGCVFQTVWNVVTGRPPTRGIRDYDLFYHDASDLSWDAEDAVIRRGREVFAGLPAEVEIRNEARVHLWYEAKFGVPCAPYPSSEAAIDSFAATTCCVGVRAGEGEGPWRVYAPHGLADVFGLVLRPNPVLAPREVYEAKAARWREVWPELRVLEWGGGGALDG; the protein is encoded by the coding sequence ATGACCGACGAGGCCCGCCCGGCCGCCCGCGCCCGCCTCCCCGCCGACGCTCCGCATGCCGCCCGCGCCCGCCTTCCCGTCGATGCCGACCGCGCCGCCCTCGCCCGCCTCCCCCTCGACGCCCAACTCGTCGCCCTGCGCGAGATCCTGGCGCGCAACGAGATTCTCGGCGAGGTCGTGCGGCGAGCCGCCGGGCTCGGGCTGCCCGGCTGGTACGTGACGGCGGGGTGCGTCTTCCAGACGGTGTGGAACGTCGTCACCGGCCGCCCGCCCACGCGGGGAATCCGGGACTACGACCTCTTCTACCACGACGCCTCCGACCTCTCCTGGGACGCCGAGGACGCCGTGATCAGGCGTGGCCGCGAGGTCTTCGCGGGGCTCCCGGCCGAGGTCGAGATACGCAACGAGGCGCGCGTCCACCTCTGGTACGAGGCGAAGTTCGGCGTGCCGTGCGCCCCGTACCCGTCGAGCGAGGCGGCGATCGACTCCTTCGCGGCGACGACGTGCTGCGTGGGCGTGCGGGCCGGGGAGGGCGAAGGCCCGTGGCGCGTGTACGCGCCGCACGGTCTCGCGGACGTCTTCGGCCTCGTACTGCGCCCGAACCCGGTGCTCGCCCCTCGGGAGGTGTACGAGGCGAAGGCGGCCCGGTGGCGCGAGGTCTGGCCCGAGCTGCGGGTGCTGGAGTGGGGCGGGGGTGGAGCGCTCGACGGGTGA
- a CDS encoding NADPH-dependent FMN reductase, with product MTQTPDHASARPPVLPVLTVLVASVREGRFGPVVASWFAEQARTHGVFDVRVVDLADIELPLTLPASSPKYAGDAYPRPAGMAPLTRALAEADAFAFVTPEYNHSFPASLKAAIDWHFTQWAAKPVAFVSYGGAAGGAHAALHLENVLTELHAVPLRDRLAFARYLTAWEDGLPLDPAAGPLAKDLLDRLGWWARTLRAGRETEPYPG from the coding sequence ATGACACAGACACCGGACCACGCCTCCGCCCGCCCTCCCGTCCTCCCGGTCCTCACCGTCCTCGTCGCGAGCGTCCGCGAGGGCCGTTTCGGTCCCGTGGTGGCCTCGTGGTTCGCCGAACAGGCCCGTACGCACGGGGTGTTCGACGTACGGGTCGTGGACCTCGCGGACATCGAGCTGCCCCTCACGCTCCCCGCCTCCTCGCCCAAGTACGCGGGCGACGCCTACCCGCGCCCGGCCGGGATGGCCCCGCTGACGCGCGCGCTGGCCGAGGCGGACGCCTTCGCCTTCGTCACGCCCGAGTACAACCACAGCTTCCCGGCGTCCCTCAAGGCCGCGATCGACTGGCACTTCACGCAGTGGGCGGCGAAGCCCGTCGCCTTCGTGAGCTACGGCGGTGCGGCGGGCGGCGCCCACGCGGCCCTCCACCTGGAGAACGTCCTGACCGAACTCCACGCGGTCCCGCTCCGCGACCGGCTCGCCTTCGCGCGCTACCTCACCGCCTGGGAGGACGGCCTCCCCCTCGACCCCGCGGCGGGACCGCTCGCGAAGGACCTCCTGGACCGGCTGGGCTGGTGGGCACGGACCCTGCGGGCAGGACGGGAGACGGAGCCGTACCCGGGGTGA
- a CDS encoding helix-turn-helix domain-containing protein, protein MGTPLGDFVRAKRDSIRPESLGLAAQPRGRAPGLRRIDLAGRAGISVEYLTRIEQGRDRNPSPAVVNALADGLSLDPGERAHLRRLAKLTTAHCPGGARPAPPSREVRPTVLATLRLLAPAPAYVTNRLGDVLAHTPGLAALLGPSGLLDAPAPNVTRYVFTDPRARTVFPDWEQLADELAFDAGLGPSASASAWFTSALAAEAGPEFTRRARRHLPPPRDPLHLVHPDEGPLRWHRERLELPSPDEQFLLVLLPADEATERAAGRLGRGRPPLRALG, encoded by the coding sequence ATGGGCACGCCACTGGGTGACTTCGTCCGGGCCAAGCGCGACAGCATCCGTCCCGAGTCCCTCGGTCTCGCGGCGCAGCCGCGCGGGCGCGCGCCGGGGCTGCGCCGCATCGACCTGGCGGGACGCGCGGGCATCAGCGTCGAGTACCTGACCCGCATCGAGCAGGGCAGGGACCGCAATCCGTCCCCTGCCGTCGTCAACGCCCTGGCGGACGGGCTGAGTCTGGACCCCGGCGAGCGCGCGCACCTGCGGCGCCTCGCGAAGCTCACCACCGCGCACTGTCCGGGCGGCGCGCGTCCGGCCCCGCCCTCGCGCGAGGTCCGGCCCACGGTCCTCGCCACGCTCCGGCTCCTCGCCCCCGCACCGGCGTACGTCACCAACCGGCTCGGCGACGTCCTCGCCCACACGCCCGGCCTCGCCGCGCTCCTCGGCCCGAGCGGACTCCTCGACGCGCCCGCACCGAATGTGACCCGGTACGTCTTCACCGACCCGCGCGCCCGCACCGTCTTCCCCGACTGGGAACAGCTCGCCGACGAACTCGCCTTCGACGCCGGCCTCGGCCCCTCCGCGAGCGCGTCGGCCTGGTTCACCAGCGCCCTGGCGGCGGAGGCGGGCCCCGAGTTCACCCGCCGCGCCCGCCGCCACCTGCCCCCGCCCCGCGACCCGCTCCACCTCGTCCACCCGGACGAGGGCCCGCTGCGCTGGCACCGCGAACGCCTCGAACTCCCGTCCCCGGACGAACAGTTCCTCCTCGTGCTCCTGCCGGCGGACGAGGCGACGGAACGCGCGGCCGGGCGGCTGGGACGAGGCCGCCCGCCCCTGCGCGCGCTGGGCTGA
- a CDS encoding DoxX family protein, with translation MDAVLWTAAALLALVALTGGISKTFVAREHLAAVRGGGWTAHAGDGFVRTLGLLELAAALGLLLPVLLGIAPVLVPVTAACWVALMLGAMLTHGRRGEFALVALNFAYLALAALLAWGRFGPYRF, from the coding sequence GTGGACGCCGTGCTGTGGACCGCTGCCGCGCTGCTCGCGCTGGTGGCACTGACGGGCGGGATCAGCAAGACCTTCGTGGCCCGCGAGCACCTCGCCGCCGTGCGGGGCGGCGGCTGGACCGCCCATGCGGGCGACGGGTTCGTCCGTACCCTCGGGCTGCTCGAACTCGCCGCCGCGCTCGGCCTGTTGCTACCCGTGTTGCTGGGGATCGCGCCCGTACTCGTGCCCGTGACGGCCGCGTGCTGGGTCGCGCTCATGCTGGGTGCGATGCTCACGCACGGCAGGCGGGGTGAATTCGCCCTCGTGGCACTGAACTTCGCCTACCTCGCGCTCGCCGCGCTGCTCGCCTGGGGCCGCTTCGGCCCGTACCGCTTCTGA
- a CDS encoding RNA polymerase sigma-70 factor, translating into MTNRTAEFERWRPLLLSVAYRILGGVAEAEDAVQETWLRYEAVETEPRAPRAYLAAVVTRVAIDVLRSARVRRETYVGPWLPEPLLADPYEDPERTAELADSVSMAALLLLERLSPLERAVFVLREVFDFGYAEVAGAVGRSEDACRQLAARARRHMREGRPRFAADRAEREELAARFFDALREGEMDGLRTLLAADVTVVGDGGGKTPQLARTVAGPDKVARLLAAVFPRMARAGITYEPCPVNGQPGAVFRDRTGKILQTLVLDIAEGSVQTIRLVLNPDKLRHLGPVADAWEVSAEVKRAR; encoded by the coding sequence ATGACCAATCGCACAGCCGAGTTCGAGCGCTGGCGCCCGCTGCTCCTCTCCGTCGCGTACCGGATTCTCGGCGGGGTCGCCGAGGCCGAGGACGCCGTGCAGGAGACGTGGCTGCGGTACGAGGCCGTCGAGACGGAACCGCGCGCGCCGCGCGCGTACCTCGCCGCCGTCGTCACGCGCGTCGCCATCGACGTGCTGCGCTCGGCGCGGGTCCGCCGCGAGACGTACGTGGGCCCCTGGCTCCCCGAACCGCTCCTCGCCGACCCCTACGAGGACCCCGAGCGCACCGCCGAACTCGCCGACTCCGTCTCGATGGCCGCCCTGCTCCTCCTGGAGCGCCTGAGCCCGCTCGAACGCGCCGTGTTCGTGCTCCGCGAGGTCTTCGACTTCGGCTACGCGGAGGTCGCGGGCGCGGTCGGCCGCTCGGAGGACGCGTGCCGCCAATTGGCGGCACGGGCCCGGCGGCACATGCGCGAGGGGCGGCCCCGCTTCGCGGCGGACCGGGCGGAGCGCGAGGAACTGGCCGCCCGCTTCTTCGACGCGCTGCGCGAGGGCGAGATGGACGGCCTGCGCACGCTCCTCGCCGCCGACGTGACGGTGGTGGGCGACGGGGGCGGCAAGACGCCGCAACTGGCCCGTACGGTCGCGGGCCCCGACAAGGTCGCCCGCCTCCTCGCCGCCGTCTTCCCGCGCATGGCCCGCGCGGGCATCACGTACGAGCCGTGCCCGGTCAACGGGCAGCCGGGCGCGGTCTTCCGGGATCGCACGGGCAAGATCCTCCAGACGCTCGTCCTGGACATCGCGGAGGGCAGCGTCCAGACGATCCGCCTCGTCCTCAACCCGGACAAGCTCCGGCACCTGGGGCCGGTGGCGGACGCGTGGGAGGTGTCGGCGGAGGTGAAGCGGGCGCGGTGA
- a CDS encoding nucleotidyltransferase domain-containing protein — translation MTADDVLALLALLRRAGADVWVEGGWGIDALLGEQTREHQDVDLAYRREDEAAVVAALAADGFAETEDQRPVRHVMTAPDGRAADLHPLAFAADGSAWQESFEPGRPFPYPADCFVEGTIAEAAVPCLSAAQQVFFHTGYEPRPHDVADMERLRRAFGVRTPY, via the coding sequence ATGACCGCGGACGACGTACTCGCCCTGCTCGCCCTCCTGCGCCGCGCCGGTGCCGACGTGTGGGTCGAAGGAGGGTGGGGGATCGACGCGCTGCTCGGGGAGCAGACCCGCGAGCACCAGGACGTGGACCTCGCCTACCGCCGCGAGGACGAGGCGGCGGTCGTGGCCGCGCTCGCGGCGGACGGCTTCGCCGAGACGGAGGACCAGCGGCCCGTACGGCACGTCATGACCGCCCCCGACGGCCGCGCGGCCGACCTGCACCCGCTCGCCTTCGCGGCGGACGGCTCGGCGTGGCAGGAGTCCTTCGAGCCCGGCCGCCCCTTCCCGTACCCGGCGGACTGCTTCGTGGAGGGCACGATCGCGGAGGCGGCGGTGCCGTGCCTCTCGGCGGCGCAGCAGGTCTTCTTCCACACCGGCTACGAACCGAGGCCCCACGACGTGGCGGACATGGAGCGGCTGCGCCGCGCCTTCGGGGTGCGGACCCCGTACTGA
- a CDS encoding VOC family protein — MPEITSPYTTGTPCWVDLMAKNQQNAIDFYSDLLGWQGRPGPVDSGGYAICELLGKPVAGIGAAPADQPEMPNVWTTYFAATDAPAMQDTIVGAGGSLVAPVMDVGDLGRMLVAADPQGAVFGVWQAGEFAGARLVNEAGALIWNELHTADVPTAAAFYGEAFGMNFEPVEGVEAYWEIKVAGKTVGGATQLRNDPPGTPAHWLTYFAVDDVDSTADALIRRDGTVLAPPFDMVAGRMTVVADPEGAQFALIKPPSR; from the coding sequence GTGCCTGAAATCACCAGCCCGTACACGACCGGCACGCCGTGCTGGGTCGACCTGATGGCGAAGAACCAGCAGAACGCGATCGACTTCTACAGCGACCTGCTCGGCTGGCAGGGGCGGCCGGGCCCCGTCGACTCCGGCGGCTACGCGATCTGCGAGCTGCTCGGAAAGCCCGTGGCCGGTATCGGCGCGGCTCCCGCGGACCAGCCGGAGATGCCGAACGTCTGGACCACGTACTTCGCGGCGACCGACGCCCCGGCGATGCAGGACACGATCGTCGGCGCGGGCGGCTCGCTCGTCGCGCCGGTCATGGACGTCGGCGACCTCGGCCGGATGCTCGTCGCGGCCGACCCGCAGGGCGCGGTCTTCGGCGTCTGGCAGGCGGGCGAGTTCGCCGGGGCGCGGCTCGTCAACGAGGCGGGCGCTCTCATCTGGAACGAGCTGCACACGGCCGACGTGCCCACCGCCGCCGCCTTCTACGGCGAGGCGTTCGGCATGAACTTCGAGCCGGTGGAGGGCGTCGAGGCGTACTGGGAGATCAAGGTCGCGGGCAAGACGGTGGGCGGCGCGACGCAGCTCAGGAACGACCCGCCCGGCACCCCGGCGCACTGGCTGACGTACTTCGCCGTCGACGACGTCGACTCCACGGCGGACGCGCTCATCCGCCGCGACGGCACGGTGCTCGCGCCGCCCTTCGACATGGTGGCGGGCCGCATGACGGTCGTCGCCGACCCGGAGGGCGCGCAGTTCGCCCTCATCAAGCCGCCGTCGCGGTAA
- a CDS encoding VOC family protein, translating to MTSRFTELAVDCVDPRALARFWCAVLGYEVYEDEDGDFVSIGAPGTGAARAGDAPPSLAFARVPEGKAVKNRLHIDVNPSDREQAAEVERLLALGARHVDVGQGDDVSWVTLADIEGNEFCVLARRVE from the coding sequence ATGACCAGCCGCTTCACCGAACTCGCCGTCGACTGCGTCGATCCGCGCGCGCTCGCGCGGTTCTGGTGCGCGGTGCTCGGCTACGAGGTGTACGAGGACGAGGACGGCGACTTCGTGTCGATCGGGGCGCCGGGGACGGGCGCGGCCCGGGCCGGGGACGCGCCCCCGTCGCTCGCGTTCGCGCGGGTTCCCGAGGGCAAGGCGGTCAAGAACCGGCTGCACATCGACGTCAATCCGAGCGATCGTGAGCAGGCCGCCGAGGTCGAGCGGCTGCTCGCGCTCGGGGCGCGGCACGTGGACGTGGGGCAGGGGGACGACGTGTCCTGGGTGACCCTCGCCGACATCGAGGGCAACGAGTTCTGCGTGCTCGCCCGCCGCGTGGAGTGA
- a CDS encoding aspartate/glutamate racemase family protein, whose amino-acid sequence MKTIGLIGGMSWESTAEYYRLLNEGVRERLGGLHSAKCVLYSVDFAEIERLQVAGLWEDAGQVLADAARSLRAAGADLLLICTNTMHKVAGQVEAAVDVPLLHLADATASAVRTAGLRRVGLLGTAFTMEQDFYRDRVAGHGLEVLVPGADDRALVHRVIYEELCLGIIREESRAAYGEVIGRLVAAGAEGVILGCTEIELLVSAEHSPVPVFPTTRLHAAAAVTEAFAHGR is encoded by the coding sequence ATGAAGACCATCGGGTTGATCGGCGGCATGAGCTGGGAGTCGACGGCCGAGTACTACCGGCTGCTCAACGAGGGGGTCCGGGAGCGGCTGGGCGGCCTCCACTCCGCCAAGTGCGTCCTCTACTCCGTCGACTTCGCCGAGATCGAGCGGCTGCAGGTCGCCGGGCTCTGGGAAGATGCCGGCCAGGTGCTCGCCGACGCCGCCCGGTCGCTCCGGGCCGCTGGTGCCGACCTGCTGCTGATCTGCACCAACACGATGCACAAGGTGGCCGGTCAAGTGGAGGCGGCGGTGGATGTTCCGCTGCTGCATCTCGCCGACGCGACAGCGTCCGCGGTGCGGACCGCGGGGCTGCGCCGGGTGGGGCTGCTGGGTACCGCGTTCACCATGGAGCAGGACTTCTATCGCGACCGCGTGGCAGGGCACGGCCTGGAGGTGCTGGTGCCCGGCGCGGACGACCGGGCCCTGGTCCACCGAGTGATCTACGAAGAGCTCTGCCTCGGCATCATCCGCGAGGAGTCCCGCGCGGCCTACGGCGAGGTGATCGGCCGGCTCGTGGCCGCCGGCGCGGAGGGCGTCATTCTCGGCTGCACCGAGATCGAGCTCCTCGTCAGCGCGGAGCACAGTCCGGTTCCCGTCTTCCCCACCACCCGCCTCCACGCCGCGGCCGCCGTCACCGAGGCGTTCGCACACGGACGCTGA